Proteins from a single region of Vulgatibacter sp.:
- a CDS encoding KdsC family phosphatase: MASLHKRAQGISLLVMDVDGVLTDGGLYYGPDGEVMKRFDVKDGHGLVILRHLKIASAILTARSSKIVETRMRELGVAHIIQGARDKNAGLEQILAAAGVTREQVAYIGDDINDLPVLTQVGLSACPADARPEVREAVHYVCATPGGRGAVRELVEVILHAQGRWEEALEIHARHPDTARSADLKAAEAKPTK, translated from the coding sequence ATGGCCAGCCTCCACAAGCGCGCGCAGGGGATCTCGCTCCTCGTCATGGACGTCGACGGCGTCCTCACCGACGGCGGCCTCTACTACGGCCCCGACGGCGAGGTGATGAAGCGCTTCGACGTGAAGGACGGCCACGGTTTGGTCATCCTCCGCCACCTCAAAATCGCCTCGGCGATCCTCACCGCCCGCAGCTCGAAGATCGTCGAGACCCGTATGCGCGAGCTGGGCGTGGCCCACATCATCCAGGGCGCCCGGGACAAGAACGCAGGCCTGGAGCAGATCCTCGCGGCAGCAGGCGTCACCCGCGAGCAGGTGGCCTACATCGGCGACGACATCAACGATCTGCCGGTGCTCACCCAGGTCGGCCTCTCCGCCTGCCCCGCCGACGCCCGCCCCGAGGTCCGCGAGGCGGTGCACTACGTCTGCGCCACCCCCGGCGGCCGCGGCGCCGTGCGCGAACTCGTCGAGGTGATCCTCCACGCCCAGGGCCGCTGGGAGGAGGCGCTCGAGATCCACGCCCGCCACCCCGACACCGCCCGCAGCGCCGACCTCAAGGCCGCCGAGGCCAAGCCGACCAAATAG
- a CDS encoding c-type cytochrome: MPVRLLLLCALLLPGALALAQAPAQDFPLLRAWAGGAELDGEPSGPPPGSHEERLARGKELFGPTCVRCHGFDARGGGAAGYGMEPRPANLADQPVKFRSTPASAKPTELDLFRTITRGLHGTGMPAYADLPEADRWALAAYVRSLQPGSDAEPLAPTPPPDLDTAPRITRGGKLFAAEGCAACHTGAAAPDLAKRIPKRSRAPAELYATITLGLPGTAMAPRALPAGDLWDLVAYVRSILPAPGSQGIHTQEQEAMTQVIDSCANNL, from the coding sequence ATGCCCGTCCGCCTGCTCCTCCTCTGCGCCCTGCTGCTGCCCGGGGCCCTCGCCCTCGCGCAGGCGCCGGCGCAGGACTTCCCCCTGCTCCGCGCCTGGGCAGGCGGCGCCGAGCTCGACGGCGAGCCTTCCGGCCCGCCCCCGGGCAGCCACGAGGAACGCCTCGCCCGCGGCAAGGAGCTCTTCGGCCCCACCTGCGTCCGCTGCCACGGCTTCGACGCCCGCGGGGGCGGCGCCGCCGGCTACGGGATGGAGCCCCGGCCCGCCAACCTCGCCGACCAGCCGGTGAAGTTCCGCTCCACGCCTGCCTCCGCGAAGCCCACCGAGCTCGACCTCTTCCGCACCATCACCCGCGGCCTCCATGGCACCGGCATGCCCGCCTACGCCGATCTGCCCGAGGCCGACCGCTGGGCGCTCGCCGCTTACGTCCGCTCGCTCCAGCCGGGCAGCGATGCTGAGCCCCTCGCGCCCACGCCGCCCCCGGACCTCGACACCGCGCCCCGCATCACCCGTGGCGGGAAGCTCTTTGCCGCGGAAGGCTGCGCCGCCTGCCACACCGGCGCCGCCGCCCCCGATCTCGCCAAGCGGATCCCCAAGCGCAGCCGCGCGCCCGCCGAGCTCTACGCCACCATCACCCTCGGGCTCCCTGGCACCGCCATGGCCCCGCGCGCACTTCCCGCAGGCGACCTCTGGGATCTCGTGGCATACGTCCGCTCGATCCTCCCCGCCCCCGGCTCGCAGGGCATCCACACCCAGGAGCAGGAGGCGATGACCCAGGTGATCGACTCCTGCGCCAACAACCTCTGA
- a CDS encoding UDP-glucose dehydrogenase family protein, which translates to MRVAVIGSGYVGLVAATCFAEGGNDVVCVDIDKAKIDGLKNGIVPIYEPGLEEMVERNAKAGRLSFTTDLAEGVKPAEVVFIAVGTPEGENGDADLQYVLAAARDIGKVIERYTVVVDKSTVPVGTADLVRKEIAAVTDVEFDVVSNPEFLKEGAAIDDFMSPDRVVIGAETEKAREIMGELYAPFCRKNDRIIFMDTRSAELTKYAANAMLATRISFMNEMARLCERVGADVEMVRQGIGSDSRIGLSFLFAGASFGGSCFPKDIKALYGTARENGLDFELLRAVNSVNAEQKRILLQKALRHYGTNLEGKLFGVWGLAFKPKTDDMREAPSITLIEGLLGKGARVVAHDPVAHESARKIFGDRIAYADTPYGAVEGVDGLFLVTEWNEFRRPDFDRMQSLMKQAVVFDGRNVFNPKKMRERGFKYFGIGRGKDQ; encoded by the coding sequence ATGCGAGTTGCAGTCATCGGTTCGGGTTACGTGGGTCTCGTCGCAGCGACATGCTTCGCAGAGGGCGGCAACGACGTCGTCTGCGTGGACATCGACAAGGCCAAGATCGACGGGCTCAAGAACGGGATCGTCCCCATCTACGAGCCCGGCCTCGAGGAGATGGTCGAGCGCAACGCCAAGGCGGGCCGCCTCTCCTTCACCACCGATCTCGCCGAGGGCGTGAAGCCCGCCGAGGTGGTCTTCATCGCCGTGGGCACGCCCGAGGGTGAGAACGGCGACGCCGACCTCCAGTACGTGCTCGCCGCCGCCCGCGACATCGGCAAGGTGATCGAGCGCTACACCGTGGTGGTCGACAAGAGCACCGTCCCGGTCGGCACCGCTGACCTCGTCCGCAAGGAGATCGCGGCGGTGACCGACGTCGAGTTCGACGTGGTCTCGAACCCCGAGTTCCTCAAGGAAGGCGCGGCGATCGACGACTTCATGAGCCCCGACCGCGTGGTCATCGGCGCCGAGACCGAGAAGGCCCGGGAGATCATGGGCGAGCTCTACGCGCCCTTCTGCCGCAAGAACGACCGCATCATCTTCATGGACACCCGGTCGGCCGAGCTGACCAAGTACGCCGCCAACGCGATGCTCGCGACCCGCATCTCGTTCATGAACGAGATGGCCCGGCTCTGCGAGCGGGTCGGCGCCGACGTGGAGATGGTCCGCCAGGGGATTGGCAGCGACAGCCGCATCGGGCTATCCTTCCTCTTTGCGGGCGCCTCATTCGGGGGGAGCTGTTTCCCCAAGGATATCAAGGCCTTGTACGGCACGGCCCGCGAGAACGGCCTCGACTTCGAGCTGCTCCGCGCCGTGAACAGCGTCAACGCCGAGCAGAAGCGGATCCTGCTCCAGAAGGCCCTGCGCCACTACGGCACCAACCTCGAGGGCAAGCTCTTCGGCGTGTGGGGCCTGGCGTTCAAGCCCAAGACCGACGACATGCGCGAGGCGCCGTCGATCACGCTGATCGAAGGGCTGCTCGGCAAGGGCGCCCGCGTGGTCGCCCACGATCCGGTGGCGCACGAGTCGGCGCGGAAGATCTTCGGCGACCGCATCGCCTACGCGGACACGCCCTACGGCGCGGTCGAGGGGGTCGACGGGCTCTTCCTCGTCACCGAGTGGAACGAGTTCCGCCGCCCGGACTTCGACCGGATGCAGTCGCTGATGAAGCAGGCGGTGGTCTTCGACGGCCGCAACGTCTTCAACCCGAAGAAGATGCGGGAGCGCGGCTTCAAATACTTCGGCATCGGTCGCGGCAAGGACCAGTAG
- a CDS encoding UDP-glucuronic acid decarboxylase family protein, producing the protein MLVLVAGGAGFIGSHLCERLLAGGHAVVCLDDFSTGSRLNVAHLEGLPGFELLERDVTGPVELLGVDRVFNLACPAAPARYQADPVRTWKTSVLGTMHLLDLAAANGARFVQASTSEVYGDPQVHPQREDYWGHVNPIGPRACYDEGKRAAETLCFDTARTRGLDVRVARIFNTYGPRMARDDGRVVANFVAQALEGRALTLYGAGSQTRSFCYVSDLVEGLVRLMDYEGQIPGPVNLGNPAEFTVRELAELVLELTGSSSPIEVQPLPVDDPVRRCPDITRARTLLGWEPAVPLVQGLGRTIAAVRALR; encoded by the coding sequence ATGCTCGTCCTCGTCGCCGGTGGCGCCGGCTTCATCGGCTCGCACCTCTGCGAGCGGCTGCTCGCAGGCGGCCATGCGGTCGTCTGCCTCGACGACTTCTCCACCGGCTCGCGCTTGAACGTCGCGCATCTCGAGGGCCTGCCCGGCTTCGAGCTCCTCGAGCGGGACGTGACCGGGCCGGTCGAGCTGCTGGGCGTGGATCGCGTGTTCAACCTCGCCTGCCCGGCGGCGCCGGCCCGCTACCAGGCCGATCCGGTCCGCACCTGGAAGACCTCGGTGCTGGGGACGATGCACCTGCTCGATCTCGCCGCGGCGAACGGCGCCCGCTTCGTCCAGGCCTCCACCAGCGAGGTCTACGGGGATCCCCAGGTCCACCCGCAGCGCGAGGATTATTGGGGCCACGTGAACCCCATCGGCCCGCGGGCCTGCTACGACGAGGGCAAGCGCGCCGCCGAGACGCTCTGTTTCGACACCGCCCGCACCAGAGGCCTCGATGTGCGGGTTGCCCGGATCTTCAATACCTACGGGCCGCGCATGGCCCGGGACGACGGGCGGGTGGTCGCGAACTTCGTGGCCCAGGCGCTGGAGGGCAGGGCGCTCACCCTCTACGGCGCCGGCTCGCAGACGCGCTCGTTCTGCTACGTGAGCGATCTGGTCGAGGGGCTGGTGCGCCTCATGGATTACGAGGGGCAGATCCCCGGCCCGGTGAACCTCGGCAACCCGGCGGAGTTCACGGTGCGGGAGCTCGCCGAGCTGGTGCTCGAGCTCACCGGCTCCTCCTCGCCGATCGAGGTGCAGCCCCTGCCGGTGGACGATCCGGTGCGCCGCTGCCCCGACATCACCCGGGCGCGGACCCTGCTCGGCTGGGAGCCCGCCGTGCCGTTGGTGCAGGGCCTCGGCCGCACCATCGCCGCGGTCCGCGCGCTGCGCTGA
- a CDS encoding nucleotidyltransferase family protein has protein sequence MAELPSAAWLADVTRFDPPKHIDAPPDWDEAVQVLAHHGLAPIAAYNLNYRMPETDCPDFAKEMLLGFFQGISSDNVFKFVMLKNLVGSLGVQVAMLDGAAFAENLYPHIAFRPVPELKLLVPREDVPMIMEAMREERFVDVEPDEPDPEAPAVTLFNERFYTKLFTSILPNEKAMPGLFERAVAAKAYGASVTRLAAEDALVVHALTLARHGFAVPLVQLIDLREMVKGESPMAFRGGPGAAIDPKVVKERAKAFGAERALWAALEILVHYHPEVEDQARAMQPDLSFASRKLLETAVVVPAYDYMRDRQLKAVGKLQQLLLG, from the coding sequence ATGGCCGAACTCCCCTCCGCCGCCTGGCTCGCCGACGTCACCCGCTTCGATCCACCCAAGCACATCGACGCCCCGCCCGACTGGGACGAAGCGGTGCAGGTGCTGGCGCACCACGGCCTCGCGCCGATCGCCGCCTACAACCTGAACTACCGGATGCCGGAGACGGACTGCCCCGATTTCGCCAAGGAGATGCTCCTCGGCTTCTTCCAGGGGATCTCGAGCGACAACGTCTTCAAATTCGTGATGCTCAAGAACCTGGTGGGCAGCCTGGGCGTGCAGGTGGCGATGCTCGACGGGGCGGCCTTCGCCGAGAACCTCTACCCCCACATCGCTTTCCGGCCGGTGCCGGAGCTCAAGCTCCTGGTGCCCCGGGAGGACGTGCCGATGATCATGGAGGCGATGCGCGAGGAGCGCTTCGTCGACGTGGAGCCGGACGAACCGGATCCGGAAGCGCCTGCGGTGACGCTCTTCAACGAGCGCTTCTACACCAAGCTCTTCACCTCGATTCTGCCCAACGAGAAGGCGATGCCCGGCCTCTTCGAGCGGGCGGTGGCGGCGAAGGCCTATGGCGCGTCGGTCACCAGGCTGGCTGCGGAGGATGCGCTCGTGGTCCATGCGCTCACCCTCGCGCGCCACGGCTTCGCGGTGCCGCTGGTGCAGCTCATCGACCTGCGGGAGATGGTGAAGGGCGAGTCGCCGATGGCGTTCCGGGGCGGGCCCGGGGCGGCGATCGATCCGAAGGTGGTGAAGGAGCGGGCGAAGGCGTTCGGCGCGGAGCGGGCGCTCTGGGCGGCGCTGGAGATCCTGGTCCACTACCACCCCGAGGTGGAGGACCAGGCCCGGGCGATGCAGCCAGATCTCTCCTTCGCCAGCCGCAAGCTGCTGGAGACGGCGGTGGTGGTGCCGGCCTACGACTACATGCGCGACCGGCAGCTCAAAGCCGTGGGCAAGCTGCAGCAGCTGCTGCTCGGCTGA